In one window of Maribacter sp. BPC-D8 DNA:
- a CDS encoding DUF58 domain-containing protein — translation MDTKELLKKVRKIEIKTRRLSDHMFGGEYHSTFKGRGMTFSEVRQYQFGDDVRNIDWNVTARYNEPYIKVFEEERELTMMLMVDISGSELFGTTNQFKNEIVTEISATLAFSALQNNDKVGVILFSDQIELFIPPKKGKTHVLRIIRELIEFKPKSNKTDIAQALKFLSSIMKKKAIVFVLSDFIDEGYEKTLKITGNKHDVTGIRIYDEREETIPNIGMVQIEDAETGKLQLVNTKSKKVRNAYATYNRERVAYFKESFTKAGCGVLDCRVDESYVKKLLGYFKRRG, via the coding sequence ATGGATACCAAAGAGCTACTCAAAAAAGTACGGAAAATTGAAATAAAGACGAGACGTCTTTCTGACCATATGTTTGGTGGGGAATACCACTCTACCTTTAAAGGTCGTGGTATGACTTTTAGTGAAGTACGACAGTATCAATTTGGTGATGATGTAAGAAATATTGATTGGAACGTTACCGCCCGTTACAACGAACCTTACATAAAGGTTTTTGAAGAGGAACGAGAATTGACCATGATGTTGATGGTAGATATTAGTGGATCTGAACTATTTGGTACTACCAATCAATTTAAAAATGAAATCGTTACCGAAATATCGGCAACATTAGCTTTTAGTGCACTACAAAATAATGATAAGGTCGGTGTCATCTTGTTCTCTGATCAAATAGAACTTTTTATTCCGCCAAAAAAAGGAAAAACACACGTTTTACGCATTATTAGAGAATTGATAGAATTTAAGCCTAAAAGCAACAAAACAGATATTGCACAGGCATTGAAATTCTTGAGCAGTATCATGAAAAAGAAAGCTATCGTTTTTGTTCTTTCAGATTTTATTGATGAAGGATATGAAAAGACGTTGAAGATTACAGGTAATAAGCACGATGTAACAGGTATTCGCATTTACGATGAACGTGAAGAAACCATCCCGAATATAGGTATGGTTCAAATTGAAGATGCAGAGACCGGTAAACTACAATTGGTGAATACCAAATCTAAAAAAGTACGTAACGCTTATGCTACATATAACAGAGAACGTGTTGCTTATTTTAAAGAATCGTTTACCAAAGCTGGTTGCGGAGTTTTAGATTGCAGGGTCGATGAGAGTTATGTAAAAAAATTATTGGGCTATTTTAAACGAAGAGGTTGA
- a CDS encoding AAA family ATPase → MEENTSIDISAVNEKIAKESAFIDLLMLEMNKVIVGQKYMVERLLIGLLGQGHILLEGVPGLAKTLAINTLSKAVKGSFSRIQFTPDLLPADVVGTMIYNMKLNDFSIKKGPIFANFVLADEINRAPAKVQSALLEAMQEKQVTIGDETFILDKPFLVMATQNPIEQEGTYPLPEAQIDRFMLKTVIDYPKINEEQLIMRQNLLGNYETVNAVVSIEQILSAQKAVREVYMDEKIEKYILDIVFATRYPEKYNLESLKPLISFGASPRGSINLGVAAKCYAFIKRRGYVVPEDVRAIVHDVLRHRIGITYEAEAENITSVDIINKIVNEIEVP, encoded by the coding sequence ATGGAAGAAAATACTTCAATTGACATTAGTGCTGTTAATGAGAAAATAGCAAAAGAAAGCGCTTTTATCGATTTACTGATGCTTGAAATGAATAAAGTAATCGTAGGCCAGAAATATATGGTCGAGCGATTATTAATCGGACTTTTAGGACAAGGTCATATTTTGTTAGAAGGTGTACCCGGTTTAGCAAAAACCTTGGCGATAAACACACTTTCAAAAGCTGTTAAAGGTAGTTTTAGTAGAATACAGTTTACACCAGATTTGCTTCCGGCAGATGTTGTTGGTACGATGATCTACAATATGAAACTAAATGATTTTTCTATTAAGAAAGGTCCAATTTTCGCAAATTTCGTTCTTGCAGATGAGATTAACCGTGCACCTGCTAAAGTACAATCTGCTTTATTAGAAGCTATGCAAGAGAAGCAAGTTACTATTGGTGACGAAACTTTTATTCTTGATAAGCCTTTCTTAGTTATGGCAACCCAAAACCCAATTGAGCAAGAAGGCACATACCCGTTACCTGAAGCGCAAATTGACCGTTTTATGTTGAAGACTGTTATTGATTATCCGAAAATTAATGAAGAGCAGTTAATTATGCGTCAGAATTTGTTGGGTAATTATGAGACCGTAAATGCTGTGGTATCCATAGAACAAATACTAAGTGCACAGAAAGCAGTACGTGAAGTATATATGGACGAAAAGATCGAGAAATATATTCTTGATATTGTTTTCGCCACTAGATATCCTGAAAAATATAATTTAGAAAGCTTAAAACCTTTAATCAGTTTTGGTGCATCACCAAGGGGAAGTATCAACTTAGGTGTTGCTGCTAAATGTTATGCTTTCATAAAAAGAAGAGGTTATGTTGTTCCTGAAGATGTACGAGCTATTGTACACGATGTTTTAAGACATAGAATAGGAATAACTTACGAGGCAGAGGCTGAAAACATTACCTCTGTTGATATCATCAACAAGATTGTAAACGAGATAGAAGTACCTTAA
- a CDS encoding aldo/keto reductase: MKYSRIIAGTMTWGKWGKQHSTTEMISLMNHCLENNITTFDHADIYGDYTNEEDFGKAFKKSAIKREDIQLISKCGIQFDVKERTNRVKHYDYDKDYILSSVERSLKMLQTDHLDMLLLHRPSPLMNPSEIAEAIDKLKNDGKIRQFGVSNFTPSQIQLLEKEIQVEVNQVEFSLSSNTVMNDGTLDDCIAFDRLAMSWSPLGSYFREESKANARIKKVLAGFTKKYDATEDQLLLAWILKHPSNIHPVVGTATPKRLKMAMDAVSIDMDVQDWFILLEANEGHEVA, encoded by the coding sequence TTGAAATATTCTAGAATAATTGCAGGTACGATGACTTGGGGTAAATGGGGAAAACAACATTCTACTACCGAGATGATTTCACTCATGAATCATTGTTTAGAAAATAATATTACCACTTTTGATCATGCCGATATTTATGGTGATTATACCAATGAAGAAGATTTCGGCAAAGCATTTAAAAAAAGTGCCATTAAGAGAGAAGACATTCAATTGATCAGCAAATGTGGTATTCAGTTCGATGTAAAGGAAAGAACCAATAGGGTTAAGCATTACGATTATGATAAAGATTATATTCTATCATCGGTAGAGCGGTCTTTGAAAATGCTACAGACAGATCATTTAGATATGCTTTTGTTGCATAGACCTAGCCCTTTAATGAATCCTTCAGAAATTGCAGAAGCTATAGATAAATTGAAGAATGATGGAAAGATCAGGCAATTCGGAGTGTCAAATTTTACGCCATCTCAAATTCAACTTTTAGAAAAAGAAATACAAGTCGAGGTGAATCAGGTAGAGTTTTCATTGTCATCTAACACCGTAATGAACGATGGTACTTTAGACGATTGTATTGCATTTGATAGGCTTGCAATGAGCTGGAGTCCGCTTGGCAGCTATTTTAGAGAAGAATCTAAGGCGAATGCTAGAATTAAAAAAGTATTGGCAGGTTTCACTAAAAAATATGATGCAACAGAAGATCAGCTTTTATTAGCTTGGATCTTAAAACACCCCTCTAATATTCACCCTGTGGTAGGCACGGCAACACCAAAGCGTTTAAAAATGGCAATGGATGCCGTTTCAATTGATATGGATGTACAAGATTGGTTTATCTTGCTAGAAGCTAACGAAGGACATGAAGTTGCATAA
- a CDS encoding SDR family NAD(P)-dependent oxidoreductase: MTKTAFITGATSGIGKSTAILFALNGINLVLCGRRQDRLDALKEELGKEVQVHTLNFDIRNKEAVQEAVDSLPKEFSQIDILINNAGNAHGMDTIQDGNVDDWDAMLDINVKGLLYVSKAIIPQMVARKSGHIINIGSTAGKEVYPKGNVYCASKHAVDAINQGMRIDLNGTGVRVGAVNPGLVETEFSNVRFKGDEDRAENVYKGFQPLKPEDIADIIHFVITRPYHVNIADLVVMPTAQASSTIVDKN; the protein is encoded by the coding sequence ATGACGAAAACAGCATTTATTACAGGAGCTACAAGTGGTATTGGAAAATCAACAGCGATTCTTTTTGCCCTTAACGGAATTAATTTGGTGTTGTGCGGTCGACGTCAAGATCGGTTAGATGCGTTAAAAGAAGAATTGGGTAAAGAAGTTCAGGTACACACTTTAAATTTTGATATTCGTAATAAAGAAGCTGTTCAAGAAGCCGTTGATTCGCTACCAAAAGAATTTTCTCAAATAGATATTTTAATCAATAACGCAGGTAACGCCCATGGTATGGATACCATTCAAGATGGTAATGTAGATGATTGGGATGCTATGTTAGATATTAATGTAAAGGGACTATTATATGTTTCAAAAGCGATAATTCCCCAAATGGTAGCTCGAAAATCTGGTCATATTATCAATATTGGTTCTACAGCTGGTAAAGAAGTATACCCAAAAGGTAATGTGTATTGCGCAAGTAAACATGCGGTAGATGCTATAAACCAAGGAATGCGAATAGATTTAAACGGTACAGGTGTTCGTGTTGGTGCAGTAAACCCAGGGTTGGTAGAAACCGAGTTTAGTAATGTTCGTTTTAAGGGCGATGAAGATAGAGCTGAGAATGTGTATAAAGGATTTCAACCTTTAAAACCAGAAGATATCGCAGATATCATTCATTTCGTAATTACTAGACCGTATCATGTAAATATTGCCGATTTGGTGGTCATGCCAACAGCACAAGCTTCTTCAACAATTGTAGATAAGAATTGA
- a CDS encoding ATP-binding protein, whose product MINKRLLVKNLLAHNDENSFYDKKRFISIGEKEGKGKFLKHVCALANSNPANNSFIVVGVEDEDNKIVGVDFFDDSKIQNLVNAYLDNPPLISYENIPFPHLPEGKVVGLVTIKSIGKICSLRKNIWKYYGGSVFFREGSISLPKVFDIELKDSNSEAVATIEQHAKNNIELTLDGVIDFLNHRHKDLESDYKVFKEQFVVCWAGNKKVVNGETYFYRVDIELINEQVKLFYSNLDEVTITYNNDSFTTIEYVQLGLAAKQKYYPLEKVVINFSENGTYQITSDLLFDPPIHDKEELERIYKSNNALVAKAKKNTELSIAEVKQLKYLADSYLICFLNGFEEAKERMEKARQVLKPKYPGINASLKEALRVLRKVKYS is encoded by the coding sequence ATGATCAATAAACGCCTTTTGGTAAAAAACTTACTCGCTCATAACGACGAGAATAGTTTTTACGATAAAAAGCGATTTATTTCAATTGGAGAAAAAGAAGGTAAGGGTAAGTTTTTAAAACATGTTTGCGCTTTGGCAAATAGCAATCCGGCAAATAATTCTTTTATAGTTGTCGGAGTTGAAGATGAGGATAATAAAATAGTTGGGGTAGACTTTTTTGATGACAGTAAGATTCAAAATTTGGTGAATGCTTATTTAGATAATCCTCCGTTAATATCTTACGAGAATATTCCATTTCCGCATTTGCCAGAAGGTAAAGTGGTGGGCTTGGTAACCATAAAGTCAATTGGTAAAATTTGTTCACTTAGAAAAAACATCTGGAAATATTATGGTGGTTCTGTATTTTTTAGAGAAGGCAGCATAAGCCTACCAAAAGTATTTGATATAGAATTAAAAGATAGTAACTCTGAGGCTGTTGCCACCATAGAACAGCATGCGAAAAACAATATAGAACTTACTTTAGATGGTGTTATAGATTTTTTAAATCATCGACATAAAGATCTAGAAAGTGATTACAAGGTTTTTAAAGAACAATTTGTGGTCTGCTGGGCAGGTAATAAAAAAGTAGTCAATGGAGAAACATACTTCTATCGGGTCGACATTGAATTAATAAATGAGCAGGTAAAATTATTCTACTCTAATTTAGATGAGGTTACCATTACGTATAACAATGATTCATTTACTACCATTGAGTATGTACAGCTTGGGTTGGCAGCTAAGCAAAAGTATTACCCTTTAGAAAAGGTGGTCATAAATTTTAGTGAAAACGGCACCTATCAAATTACGAGCGATTTACTTTTTGATCCCCCAATACATGATAAAGAAGAATTAGAAAGAATTTATAAAAGCAATAATGCTTTGGTGGCAAAGGCAAAAAAGAATACCGAATTGAGTATTGCCGAAGTGAAGCAATTGAAATACTTAGCAGATTCTTACTTGATATGTTTTCTTAACGGGTTCGAAGAAGCTAAAGAGCGAATGGAAAAAGCGAGGCAAGTCTTAAAGCCAAAATACCCCGGAATAAATGCTTCGCTTAAAGAAGCGCTTCGCGTACTTAGAAAAGTGAAGTATAGTTAG
- a CDS encoding amylosucrase: MNQAELHRLMTVKGQKKKGAISLASLFDQRLATNLSLIKNQFFSLYQESEHKAHFYTLLDTLETLFNDRPAELQKQDIVRLNSGNWYQSEHMVGMQLYVDRFNQDINGLKEKLPYFEDLGINFLHLMPITTRPAGENDGGYAVNSYHEIDSKYGTKEDFTTFTKKARENNMFLMLDFVVNHTSDEFTWAKKAKEGSQHHQNYYYTYSDRHIPDEFEKALPEIFPQSAPGNFTYNKEMEKWVMTCFNNYQWDLNYRNPEVFIEMLGNLMSLANLGVDVIRFDALAFLWKKLGTSSQNLPEAHTLISLFRMCLQVIAPGVILLAEAIVAPRNIIKYFGEDTTEGNECEVAYNASLMALLWNSIATKKANLMVKSVTEIPNKPNDATWINYIRCHDDIGLGYDDDFVRAMGFDPTAHKQFILNYYCGKLEWSPAKGLMFMYNPKNGDGRITGSAASLLGLETALAQNNKNIIDYAITKILMMHGIILTFGGIPMIYAGDEIGTLNDYSYEQNGDHVNDNRWVNRPMQNWDVIAKLKTEKDNPSSIIYNGLKNMIRLRKEQNVFADANDLKIHSCPNEHVFVYERSHEGNSVWVLSNFNEVTETLNVAWLLSIGIHTGKNSIDLLTDKTFELIHNELPLKPYEQLWIKNI; this comes from the coding sequence ATGAACCAAGCTGAATTACACAGGTTAATGACCGTAAAAGGTCAAAAGAAAAAAGGTGCAATATCTTTAGCATCTTTATTCGACCAGAGATTAGCGACCAATCTTTCGCTTATTAAAAATCAGTTTTTTTCATTATACCAAGAATCAGAACATAAAGCACATTTCTATACTCTTTTAGATACTTTAGAAACGCTTTTCAACGACCGCCCAGCAGAACTTCAAAAACAAGATATTGTACGTTTAAATTCAGGAAACTGGTACCAAAGCGAACATATGGTAGGTATGCAATTGTATGTGGACCGTTTTAATCAAGATATTAACGGCCTCAAAGAAAAGCTACCTTATTTTGAAGATTTAGGCATCAATTTTCTTCACCTAATGCCCATAACCACGAGGCCTGCTGGGGAAAACGATGGTGGTTATGCTGTAAATAGCTATCATGAAATTGATTCTAAATACGGCACGAAAGAAGATTTTACCACGTTCACCAAAAAAGCACGAGAGAACAACATGTTCTTAATGCTAGATTTCGTTGTCAACCATACCTCAGATGAGTTTACATGGGCGAAGAAAGCGAAGGAAGGTAGCCAGCACCATCAAAATTATTATTACACCTATTCTGACCGTCATATACCAGATGAGTTTGAAAAGGCGCTGCCAGAAATATTTCCGCAATCGGCACCGGGAAATTTCACCTATAATAAAGAAATGGAGAAGTGGGTAATGACCTGCTTTAACAACTACCAATGGGATTTAAATTATAGAAACCCAGAAGTATTTATTGAAATGCTCGGTAATTTAATGTCTTTGGCAAACTTGGGCGTAGATGTTATACGTTTTGATGCCCTTGCTTTTCTATGGAAAAAATTAGGAACATCATCACAAAATCTTCCTGAGGCGCATACGCTTATTTCACTTTTTAGAATGTGCCTGCAAGTAATTGCACCAGGTGTTATTCTTTTAGCAGAAGCTATTGTTGCCCCTAGAAATATTATTAAATATTTTGGCGAAGACACCACTGAAGGTAACGAGTGCGAAGTGGCATATAATGCCTCTTTAATGGCTTTATTATGGAATTCGATTGCCACTAAAAAAGCCAATTTAATGGTCAAGAGTGTCACTGAGATTCCGAATAAACCCAATGACGCAACTTGGATAAATTACATTCGTTGCCACGATGATATCGGACTTGGTTATGACGATGATTTTGTTCGTGCCATGGGCTTTGACCCAACAGCTCACAAACAATTTATATTAAATTATTACTGTGGTAAATTAGAATGGTCACCAGCAAAAGGGCTAATGTTCATGTACAACCCTAAAAATGGTGATGGCAGAATTACCGGAAGCGCCGCATCATTATTAGGTCTAGAAACTGCCTTAGCGCAGAACAACAAAAATATTATAGACTATGCCATCACTAAAATCTTAATGATGCATGGTATTATTTTGACATTTGGCGGTATACCTATGATTTATGCCGGTGATGAAATTGGGACGTTAAACGACTATTCATACGAGCAAAATGGAGACCATGTCAATGACAATAGATGGGTAAATAGACCAATGCAAAATTGGGATGTTATTGCTAAATTGAAAACAGAAAAAGACAATCCTTCCTCAATTATATATAACGGATTAAAAAATATGATTCGTTTACGTAAAGAGCAGAATGTATTTGCAGATGCTAACGATTTAAAAATTCACAGTTGCCCTAATGAGCATGTATTCGTTTATGAGCGTTCTCATGAAGGTAATAGCGTTTGGGTACTATCGAACTTTAATGAAGTTACCGAAACCTTAAACGTAGCTTGGTTACTTTCGATAGGAATTCATACAGGTAAAAATTCTATTGATCTACTTACAGACAAGACTTTTGAACTTATTCATAACGAGTTACCACTAAAGCCCTACGAGCAACTTTGGATTAAGAATATTTGA
- a CDS encoding carbohydrate kinase family protein, translating to MKKVFCIGELLIDFVAENQGKDLSKAKEFSKKAGGAPANVACAISKLGGDSFFVGCVGDDPFGSFLLNILKNEKVDISLAQKSDTFTTLAFVSIDEDGERDFVFNRGADKELTYDSSLKSSFENNILHFGAATAFLGGSLEETYSRYLFDGLTKNAFISFDPNFRIDLWKNKEDVFTRKCHAFIGKSHLCKFSLEESLLLSGKDNLEDACKVFHEMGTQIIVVTLGSEGTLLSTSNFSKTIPSIKVTPKDTTGAGDAFIGCLLQQIAEHAKLENLLADEYLLSNMVTRANKAGAITTENFGAIESLPTIQQLDS from the coding sequence ATGAAAAAGGTATTCTGTATTGGAGAATTGTTGATTGATTTTGTTGCCGAAAATCAAGGCAAAGATTTGTCGAAAGCAAAAGAATTTTCTAAAAAAGCAGGTGGTGCACCTGCAAATGTTGCTTGTGCAATTAGCAAACTTGGTGGCGATAGCTTTTTTGTTGGCTGTGTTGGTGATGATCCTTTTGGATCTTTTCTATTAAACATTCTTAAAAATGAAAAAGTTGATATCTCTTTAGCACAAAAAAGTGATACGTTTACCACCCTAGCCTTTGTTTCTATAGACGAAGATGGGGAACGAGATTTCGTTTTTAATCGTGGTGCAGATAAAGAACTTACCTATGACTCATCACTAAAATCTAGTTTTGAAAATAATATTTTACACTTTGGTGCCGCTACGGCATTTTTAGGCGGTTCGCTAGAAGAAACCTACAGCAGGTATTTATTTGACGGACTAACAAAAAATGCATTTATCAGTTTTGATCCAAATTTTAGAATTGATCTTTGGAAAAATAAAGAAGATGTTTTTACACGCAAGTGCCATGCCTTTATTGGAAAATCTCATCTATGTAAGTTTAGTTTAGAAGAATCTCTGTTACTATCTGGCAAAGATAATCTTGAGGATGCCTGTAAAGTGTTTCATGAAATGGGAACGCAAATAATAGTTGTTACCCTTGGTAGTGAAGGTACCCTGTTAAGCACATCAAATTTCAGCAAAACAATACCTAGTATAAAAGTAACACCTAAAGACACTACTGGTGCTGGCGATGCTTTTATAGGTTGTCTTTTGCAGCAAATTGCAGAACATGCAAAGCTTGAAAATTTATTAGCCGATGAATATCTTCTAAGCAATATGGTCACTAGAGCTAATAAAGCTGGTGCCATCACCACTGAAAATTTTGGCGCTATTGAATCGCTACCTACAATACAACAACTAGATTCTTAA
- a CDS encoding SPFH domain-containing protein: protein MSIFDEIKKKLSHEFIDIVEWLDNTNDTIVHRFERYQNEIKNNAQLIVREGQTAVFINEGQLADIFKPGTYTLNTQNLPILTTLKGWKYGFDSPFKAEVYFVNTRLFTDEKWGTKNPFMLSDDRFGLVEIRSFGTYSFRINDPGKFIVDVVGTDGNFTNYEINEHLKSLIVTRFTDTVGEANLPIELYAANTSELSETCQEVMQPEFNRVGIELEKFYIENVSMPEELKKEIFEYSRLDKLDMGKLAQFKAAKAMELAAKNEGGTAGAGMGMGMGFVLAQQMGGLMGQPGTQPFGGQAAQQPQAPPPMPTQITYFYAVNGHQLGPVAIDKLKELFASRTINRDSLIWKQGMASWTALKEVEELKSFLGGNTPPPLPTA from the coding sequence ATGAGCATATTTGATGAAATAAAGAAAAAACTGAGCCACGAGTTTATAGATATAGTTGAATGGCTAGATAATACTAACGATACTATAGTTCATCGTTTTGAGCGTTACCAAAATGAAATAAAAAACAATGCACAGTTAATTGTACGCGAAGGGCAAACGGCAGTTTTTATAAATGAAGGTCAATTAGCCGATATTTTTAAGCCTGGCACATACACATTAAATACTCAGAATTTACCCATATTAACCACATTAAAAGGTTGGAAATACGGATTTGATAGTCCGTTTAAAGCTGAGGTGTATTTTGTAAATACACGCCTTTTCACAGATGAAAAGTGGGGAACTAAAAATCCGTTCATGTTGAGCGATGACCGTTTCGGTTTGGTAGAAATACGCTCTTTTGGTACCTATAGTTTTAGAATCAACGATCCAGGTAAATTTATTGTAGATGTAGTGGGTACCGATGGTAATTTCACTAATTATGAAATTAATGAACATTTAAAAAGCTTAATAGTAACCCGTTTTACAGATACGGTAGGTGAAGCTAATTTGCCAATTGAATTATATGCCGCAAACACTAGCGAACTTTCTGAAACATGCCAAGAGGTAATGCAGCCAGAGTTTAATAGAGTAGGTATAGAGTTAGAGAAGTTCTACATCGAAAATGTATCGATGCCAGAAGAGCTTAAAAAAGAAATTTTTGAATACAGCCGTTTAGATAAGTTGGATATGGGCAAATTGGCACAGTTCAAAGCAGCGAAAGCAATGGAGCTGGCAGCAAAAAATGAAGGCGGTACTGCTGGTGCGGGTATGGGCATGGGTATGGGCTTTGTGTTAGCACAACAAATGGGTGGCTTAATGGGGCAACCGGGCACACAACCATTTGGCGGACAAGCTGCACAGCAGCCACAAGCACCACCACCAATGCCAACTCAGATAACTTATTTCTATGCAGTAAATGGGCATCAGTTAGGGCCTGTTGCGATTGATAAGCTGAAAGAATTATTCGCAAGCAGAACAATTAATAGAGATTCATTGATTTGGAAACAAGGAATGGCAAGTTGGACTGCATTGAAAGAGGTAGAAGAATTAAAATCTTTCTTGGGCGGTAATACACCACCACCATTACCAACGGCATAA
- a CDS encoding DNA helicase PriA gives MDDIQQSEYKKACANCGAELKFKPGSHQLTCEYCGYEEFIEQSKTSFEELELEHYLKIVGENAYTETIELLHCKNCGANQHVEENYKSLNCVYCSEPLIREDIEEEGWILPGALVPFQLDSKKAQSIFKAWVGKIWFAPDNLKKAALDPEGLHGLYIPYWTFDANLFASYQGQRGDYYYETQTYNSNKARKTRQVRKTKWTYASGKIDGFVDDILISASEKKRKEIPSKVAFWNLKDLVAFNSKYLSGFVTEKYTVSLKEGHHKSFQEAKNIAYNWIRRDIGGDTQRVANADIKLSDEKFKHILLPIYLSSYRYDGKEFNFYINGQTGVLSGNRPYSFWKIFFLVIFILVIIAIIAIFAK, from the coding sequence ATGGACGATATTCAACAATCGGAGTATAAAAAAGCATGTGCAAATTGTGGGGCAGAGCTAAAATTTAAGCCAGGCTCACATCAATTGACATGCGAGTACTGCGGCTACGAAGAATTTATTGAGCAATCAAAAACGAGCTTTGAAGAATTAGAATTAGAGCATTACTTAAAGATTGTTGGTGAAAATGCTTATACCGAAACTATAGAGCTGTTGCATTGTAAAAACTGTGGTGCCAACCAACATGTAGAAGAAAATTACAAATCGCTTAATTGTGTGTATTGTAGCGAGCCTTTAATTCGAGAAGATATTGAAGAAGAAGGTTGGATCTTGCCAGGCGCTTTAGTTCCTTTTCAGTTAGATTCGAAAAAAGCACAGTCCATCTTTAAAGCCTGGGTGGGCAAAATTTGGTTTGCACCAGACAATCTAAAAAAGGCAGCACTAGATCCAGAAGGTTTACATGGGTTGTATATACCATATTGGACATTTGATGCCAACCTTTTTGCTTCTTACCAAGGGCAACGAGGAGATTATTATTACGAAACTCAAACTTACAATAGTAATAAAGCAAGAAAAACAAGGCAGGTTAGAAAAACAAAATGGACGTATGCTTCAGGTAAAATAGATGGCTTTGTAGATGATATTTTAATAAGTGCTTCTGAAAAGAAACGCAAAGAGATTCCGTCTAAGGTCGCCTTTTGGAATTTGAAAGATTTGGTGGCTTTTAACTCTAAATATCTATCTGGCTTTGTAACCGAAAAGTATACGGTTTCGTTAAAAGAAGGGCATCACAAGTCATTTCAAGAAGCTAAGAATATTGCTTATAATTGGATCAGGCGCGATATTGGTGGTGATACCCAAAGAGTTGCAAATGCAGATATTAAATTATCTGACGAAAAATTCAAACATATTTTACTCCCCATTTACCTAAGTTCATATAGGTATGATGGTAAAGAGTTTAATTTTTATATAAATGGGCAAACAGGGGTGCTAAGTGGAAATAGACCATATTCATTTTGGAAAATTTTCTTTTTAGTGATTTTTATCCTTGTCATAATAGCCATAATTGCGATTTTTGCTAAAT